One window of the Perca fluviatilis chromosome 5, GENO_Pfluv_1.0, whole genome shotgun sequence genome contains the following:
- the LOC120559084 gene encoding asialoglycoprotein receptor 1-like, with protein MDKLLLLIMAASGLSAVSSAAGLQYYFVYDRKNFTEAQRYCREKHTDLVTVDSMEVMKILTNTADLDNMFYSNNSYRAWIGLSGGSWRWSLSDPSFYKPGETDFRRWYPGRPNTGDSGQICTAMGSDGLWYDHSCDIMHHPICADVRA; from the exons GGCTGAGTGCTGTCTCATCAGCTGCTGGACTTCAGTACTATTTTGTTTATGACAGGAAGAACTTTACTGAAGCCCAAAGATactgcagagagaaacacacagacctgGTCACTGTAGACAGCATGGAGGTTATGAAGATCCTGACCAACACGGCAGATTTAGACAACATGTTCTACTCCAACAACAGCTAC AGAGCCTGGATAGGACTGTCCGGTGGCAGCTGGAGGTGGTCACTGTCAGACCCAAGTTTCTACAAACCCGGGGAGACAGATTTCAGACGATGGTACCCTGGACGACCAAACACTGGAGACAGTGGACAAATCTGCACAGCGATGGGTTCTGATGGACTCTGGTACGACCACAGTTGTGACATCATGCATCATCCAATCTGCGCAGATGTCAGAG cctga
- the LOC120558561 gene encoding galactose-specific lectin nattectin-like, giving the protein MTWAKAQSYCRAHHTDLASVRNVTENQKIRALTAVGHWTWIGLFRDSWKWSDGSNSSFRFWKNGQPDNKNGTCVAADFSQSGTWEDWPCDMERAFICYGPVVSASKKVMKVKFENKKNLDLNDPAVMEAMLKQLKQKLRAQGLDDNIKLSWRKQADGKVFHKEDKKTNKRRRKREEL; this is encoded by the exons ATGACATGGGCTAAAGCCCAGAGCTACTGCAGAGCTCACCACACAGACCTGGCCAGTGTGAGAAACGTGACTGAGAACCAGAAGATACGGGCGTTGACAGCTGTAGGACACTGGACCTGGATTGGCCTTTTCAGAGACTCCTGGAAGTGGTCAGATGGAAGTAACTCCTCATTCAGGTTCTGGAAGAACGGGCAACCTGATAACAAGAATGGGACTTGTGTGGCTGCAGACTTCAGCCAATCAGGAACCTGGGAGGACTGGCCCTGTGACATGGAGAGAGCGTTCATTTGCTACGGTCCAG TGGTGTCTGCCTCAAAGAAAGTGATGAAAGTGAAGTTTGAGAACAAGAAGAATCTGGATCTGAATGACCCTGCTGTGATGGAGGCCATGTTGAAGCAG CTGAAACAGAAGCTGAGGGCCCAGGGGCTGGACGACAACATCAAACTGAGCTGGAGGAAGCAGGCCGATGGAAAAGTCTTCCACAAGGAAGACAAGAAGACaaacaagaggaggaggaagagggaggagctgtaa
- the LOC120558563 gene encoding macrophage mannose receptor 1-like — MTENQKVQAILPGVYSIWGWIGLFRDSWKWSDGSTSSFSFWKNGQPDNNNETYVAADFSQSGAWEDWSCDMERAFICYGPVVPVAKKVLKVKFENKKNLDLNDPAVMEAMLKQLKQKLRAQGLDDNIKLSWRKQADGKVFHKEDKKTNKRRRKRKEL, encoded by the exons ATGACAGAGAACCAGAAGGTACAGGCGATCCTACCTGGAGTATACTCTATCTGGGGTTGGATCGGCCTTTTCCGAGACTCCTGGAAGTGGTCAGATGGAAGTACCTCCTCATTCAGCTTCTGGAAGAACGGCCAACCTGATAACAACAACGAGACTTACGTGGCTGCAGActtcagccaatcaggagcCTGGGAGGACTGGTCCTGTGACATGGAGAGAGCGTTCATTTGCTACGGTCCAG TGGTTCCTGTTGCAAAGAAAGTGCTGAAAGTGAAGTTTGAGAACAAGAAGAATCTGGATCTGAATGACCCTGCTGTGATGGAGGCCATGTTGAAGCAG CTGAAACAGAAGCTGAGGGCCCAGGGGCTGGACGACAACATCAAACTGAGCTGGAGGAAGCAGGCCGATGGAAAAGTCTTCCACAAGGAAGACAAGAAGACcaacaagaggaggaggaagaggaaggagctgtaa